In Candidatus Avedoeria danica, the following are encoded in one genomic region:
- a CDS encoding UDP-N-acetylmuramoyl-L-alanyl-D-glutamate--2,6-diaminopimelate ligase: MSTQHPPHDAPARPLRDLLDDVDVLDIAGDLDVPIGRVTYDSRDCRAGTLFAAYRGVYQDVHGFLPDAFARGAVAALVERPIAELLATLAIPSGATLVRVADVRLARAQIAAAQHGHPGRAMRIVGVTGTDGKTTTSTLLHAILTAAGYRVGLLTTVAARIGDDELDTGLHVTTPEPEDLQAILARMRDAEVEIAVVETTSHGLVQHRVGAIRFDVGVLTNLTPEALEFHGTMDAYRDAKGLLFEKLVAAADGSAAADDLPPTAVLNADDPSYAHYATIPVARRLSYSRAGNPAADFRARDIESDITGIAFTADTPEGTVRIRSPQAGPYNVANILAAMAASHAFGAGPDDWRTAVAAVAGVPGRMERIDAGQPFTAIVDFAHTPNALDEALRAARGMVGDGGKVMCVFGCAGLRDPGKRPAMGHHAGRLADVTVITAEDPRTEDLDDILDAIAAGLREAGVVEVAGAATAAGGSIDARSVEGRPVGSTEGPPTSPSGHDVHVFVRCPDRYAAIAEACARAGAGDIVLVCGKGHEQSLCFGDVEYPWDDREAVRAAIGGRSSYGELPTSR, translated from the coding sequence ATGTCCACCCAGCACCCCCCTCACGACGCCCCAGCCCGCCCGCTGCGCGACCTCCTCGACGACGTCGATGTCCTCGACATCGCCGGCGACCTCGACGTCCCGATCGGCCGCGTAACGTACGACAGCCGCGACTGCCGCGCGGGGACGCTGTTCGCGGCGTACCGCGGCGTCTACCAGGACGTGCACGGCTTCCTGCCGGACGCCTTCGCCCGCGGCGCCGTGGCGGCGCTCGTCGAGCGGCCGATCGCGGAGCTGTTGGCGACGCTCGCCATCCCCTCCGGCGCGACGCTCGTCCGGGTGGCCGACGTCCGGTTGGCGCGCGCCCAGATCGCCGCCGCGCAGCACGGGCATCCCGGGCGGGCGATGCGGATCGTGGGGGTGACGGGCACGGACGGCAAGACGACGACGAGCACGCTGCTCCACGCGATCCTCACCGCGGCCGGCTACCGCGTGGGCCTCCTCACGACGGTGGCGGCCCGCATCGGCGACGACGAGCTCGACACCGGCCTGCACGTGACGACGCCCGAGCCCGAGGACCTGCAGGCGATCCTGGCGCGGATGCGGGACGCCGAGGTCGAGATCGCAGTGGTCGAGACGACATCGCACGGCCTCGTGCAGCACCGCGTCGGCGCGATCCGCTTCGACGTCGGCGTGCTGACGAACCTCACGCCCGAGGCCCTCGAGTTCCACGGGACGATGGATGCCTACCGCGATGCCAAGGGTCTCCTCTTCGAGAAGCTCGTCGCGGCCGCCGACGGCAGCGCGGCCGCCGACGACCTGCCGCCGACGGCCGTCCTGAACGCCGACGACCCGTCGTACGCCCACTACGCGACCATCCCCGTCGCCCGCCGCCTGTCGTACAGCCGGGCCGGCAATCCCGCCGCGGACTTCCGCGCCCGCGACATCGAATCGGACATCACCGGCATCGCTTTCACCGCCGATACCCCCGAGGGGACCGTCCGAATCCGCTCGCCGCAGGCGGGGCCGTACAACGTCGCCAACATTCTGGCCGCGATGGCCGCCAGCCACGCCTTCGGCGCCGGCCCGGACGACTGGCGCACGGCAGTCGCGGCCGTCGCCGGCGTGCCCGGGCGCATGGAGCGGATCGACGCCGGCCAGCCATTCACGGCGATCGTCGACTTTGCCCACACGCCGAACGCCCTCGACGAGGCGCTGCGCGCGGCGCGCGGCATGGTGGGCGACGGCGGGAAGGTGATGTGCGTCTTCGGCTGCGCCGGCTTGCGCGATCCCGGCAAGCGCCCGGCGATGGGCCACCACGCCGGCCGGTTGGCCGACGTGACCGTCATCACCGCCGAGGACCCGCGGACCGAGGATCTGGACGACATCCTCGACGCGATCGCGGCCGGGCTGCGCGAGGCGGGGGTGGTCGAGGTGGCGGGGGCCGCGACAGCCGCCGGAGGGTCGATCGACGCGCGATCGGTCGAGGGGCGGCCGGTCGGGAGCACCGAAGGCCCGCCGACGTCGCCATCGGGCCACGACGTCCACGTATTCGTCCGCTGCCCGGACCGCTACGCCGCGATCGCCGAAGCGTGCGCGCGGGCCGGCGCGGGCGACATCGTCCTGGTGTGCGGGAAGGGGCACGAGCAGAGCCTGTGCTTCGGCGATGTCGAATACCCGTGGGACGACCGCGAGGCGGTGCGGGCGGCGATCGGCGGGCGGTCGTCGTACGGGGAGCTGCCGACGTCGCGATAA